The stretch of DNA TCTAGATAACAAAAACGCTAACAGAACGAATAAGATACTGAGGTAACCTCTGACGGTAGATAAATAAACAAGTTGCTTCCTCTCCGACCCAGTTTGCACATACGTCACAAAGCTTTTCCACTCCCAGATTCTAGATAAGAGACTAGCCATGCATCAAGCTAAGAACTTCTCTCGGCGAATGATGTAAACCATCATCTTCAGCGGCTCCACGCTCTCCATTAGCTTGAAGAGGCAGAGGTCGCCCTCCCGCAGGCGGTTGCTACGGGCGAAAGACGCCCATCCTTTGAGGATCGATGTCCGATCCACCCTGCGTCGCAGCTCCGTGTTCCATGTCCTGCTCTTCCCCTCCCGCTGAAGCACCAAACTGATCATGTTCTTCTTTCCGTGATGCGCAGCACCATAATTCTTGTTGAGATACCTTGACGCGTACTTCGCGCCAAATGTCTTTTATATCCATAATCAGGGAGGATGTTAGTAACGCAGATACAGATATAGTAGAGAAATTTGTGCATGTCTATGTAATCTAAGGACATAGTTGCAATTGAGGAACTCATAGGCCACAAATAATTTGTTTTCTTTTGAACTTACTAGGAAGGTGGTGAAATTGTCATAACGAACATTGGACCTATTGAGGATCGCGACGTAAACTGGTACTGTCGACTCAATGGCTTCTACTTTCTCCCGCACTTTCTGCTCCAGTGCTGCCGTTACAGAGGCTCTCCGTGGCACTATGAAGGGGGTCTCAGAAGCTCCCTCAGAATTGTCTCCATCCTCTTCAGATCCCAAAGATGACGTATCTTCACCTGAATAGGCTTTCAAATGAATCAGGCTGAAATGATGAACACAATCTTTTATTTATATTCGTAAAAAAATGTGACGCATAAATTTTAGCATCTGTGATGTCTTATGTGCCATGTGTGCCATACCATCGGTAGCTGGTTCCTCCTTAACACGGGCTGTTAACGCCATCTTTGCGCATGTCCTTCTGTCAGTAGCCGTGTGCGCCATACCTGCTCTTCCACCAGGGGAACCATGAATGCTCTCTTGCTGAAGCAGACGGACAATTACTCTGAAGCTTTCTTCCTTAACCTTTGATATTGGCTGAAAGAGGCAGATATCTCCCTCTTGAACACAGTTGTCACGGACAAATTTGCAAAAATAAAGGTTGCGCCGACCTGCATTATTAGGCAAGCCTGATTTCCTGACATACAATCTGCACTTCCATTCCTTGTTCTTACTAGGCAGCTGGAGTATGATATTTGTAGCTTCACATGGGAAGTACTTGAGCGCGTAATCCTTATATATTACCTAATTGAAAAAGGGATAGAATGTGTTGGTGATAATGTTGAGCTGTTTTATTTGACAGCCGAAGTACTCAATACTTTATGACTCATAAATTCTAAATTGTTGTCATACACATGGCTTCAACTGATGACGCAACAACAATATTGGCAAAACCAGAACACCGTCTTTCCCAAATAGTATCATAACTAGAAACTGTGAGTAGCGACAGACACTGAGCAGTTCATAAAAAATGCGGATGATAAAACTGCCGTACCAGATCGCCAATGGTTACATTTGTCTTCTTCATCCGTACAACAAGCACCGGGATTTCAGATTGAATTTTCTCTACAAGTGCATGTATTTTCAACTTCTCTGCTTCTGTAAGATAGCACCGTGGTGATAAGACATAGTCATCCGAATCCATTTGCAGATCATCTGACTCCATAGAATTGTCTACAGATAGACTGTCTCCGGCTGTAAAAAAAGGATCAACAGTAAGAGAACATGTGCTGGAGGGTAATTGAATAATCTGAGGACACAACTTATAACCTGAGAATTCTTCAGAAGAAAATATTGCAGGCATCTTTGCTGATTTTGTGTAACAGTACGAGCTTTCCTTCTGGCTTCCATCTGAATCTGAACCTTCCCCTGCTGACGACTGAGTAGCGCCATCACGAGAACTGCTTGAATTACCAACATAGCGACTGCTTGTTCTTTTAAC from Triticum urartu cultivar G1812 chromosome 3, Tu2.1, whole genome shotgun sequence encodes:
- the LOC125546020 gene encoding B3 domain-containing protein Os03g0620400-like, which translates into the protein MSNHCECCERMIRFIRKTCCERMKAASDVKRTSSRYVGNSSSSRDGATQSSAGEGSDSDGSQKESSYCYTKSAKMPAIFSSEEFSGWCYLTEAEKLKIHALVEKIQSEIPVLVVRMKKTNVTIGDLVIYKDYALKYFPCEATNIILQLPSKNKEWKCRLYVRKSGLPNNAGRRNLYFCKFVRDNCVQEGDICLFQPISKVKEESFRVIVRLLQQESIHGSPGGRAGMAHTATDRRTCAKMALTARVKEEPATDGEDTSSLGSEEDGDNSEGASETPFIVPRRASVTAALEQKVREKVEAIESTVPVYVAILNRSNVRYDNFTTFLTFGAKYASRYLNKNYGAAHHGKKNMISLVLQREGKSRTWNTELRRRVDRTSILKGWASFARSNRLREGDLCLFKLMESVEPLKMMVYIIRREKFLA